From the Melanotaenia boesemani isolate fMelBoe1 chromosome 9, fMelBoe1.pri, whole genome shotgun sequence genome, the window GATTTCCAGCGGTATAAGATTCATTGTATTAagaatttcttcttttcagtcAAAGGTTAAGGTggaagatgttttgttttacctcAACATGTTTCGACTGGTGACTACAGTCTTCATCAGAAGCGCTTCTTGTGCTTATGTTAttatgtctttcttttcctctctcccaTCTTTTCATTATTGTGTTGCTGGTATTGAATTCTAGACTTGTTAAGTGACAGAGGCAAATGTTTGCTGTTTCAAAGAAGAGCTGGCATCATGGATCATGTAGTTGACCACACCTGATTCTGCAATAGATATTTCATAGATGTTTCACGTCTCAGtggaaatgaaagtggaaaGGAAGAATGAGTAAAAAGAGATTTTTCTCTATCACTACAGACCCAATAGAAATCCACAAGAAGAAGCTATTCCTGTGGTTCAGCCACCTTCCCAAGGAGGAGAAACAGTTTGGAGGGTACTTTAGCCCTGAGACCATGCACGTGGATCCACTAATCCTGGAAAGAAAGGATGAGGAGAGGGCAGGACCGCTCATCTCGCCTTTCAAAACTCGGAGCCCTTCTAGGCGTTCACTGACTGTGGAGCAGCTGCTTGATCCTGGTGATACCTGGAGTGAGGGTCGGGGGCTCAACGTGATGCTGTACGGGGCTGTGGGAACTGGGAAGAGTACCGTGGTCCGAAAACTGGTCCTGGACTGGTGTACTGGATCCACATTGGCCCACTTCAAGCTTCTGCTTCCTTTCTCTTGTGAGGACCTCAGCCAGCTGTCAAAGTGAGTTATCTCTCGATCACCCAGTCATGTTGTACCGGTCCAAGAAGAATAACCAAACAATGCATTTTAGCCTCATTTCTTTcctaacaagaaaaaaagtaagtttTTGTGAAGTATTTAAGAGTGTTTTACCTGCAGGACAACATAGTCAGAACACAGCCAGGCTTTTTTTGCGTTAACTTCTTGGTTAACACAGGCTTTCCTCTTCAGACTCTGCACTCATACAAAATGGTTTTGCTCATTATCACACTTGTTTAGCATAAAATAAACCGACCTCCTGATAATTCAGTGGTATGAATGGAGAggtgtgaaagaaaaacagcagatgcaATTAAGACAAAATAGGAATGCTGAAAGTTGATAGTTGTGGAAATTAGTAAGGTAACAAACAGCTGCACATAAGGACTTTTTGGCATATTGCTATTATAATAAGAGTATCAATCACTTCTTCACCCAACCTTAAGGGGACACAGCAAATTGAACCACAATTCACACCTCAACTTCCTGTACTTTTGAATCACACATTAATTCATCATATTAATggtaaataatataataaattcaCTAATGACTAAAGTTTGAATGCAGCATTAACAGTTCTTACTGTAAGTCTGTAGCTTACACAAGCTCAGTTCTCTTTACACATTGCATTATTGCTAACTTGTTTTTATagattaatgtgattgttttagaCAGGCAGGTTTTCAGCCTGAGATTTGTAGATTTGGTAGACCATGAAATTGTTCAATATTTAAGTGAATGATTATCTCACACACAGGGTGGCTTCCTTAAGGGACCTAGTGAGCAGGAAGTATCTCCATCTGAAAAAACATCCATTACTTAGTGGGGAGGGAGACCAAGCCAAAGATGTGCTCTTCCTCTTTAATGGAATGGAGAAGATGCAGCTAGACTTCCGGATTGGATCCACAGAGCTTTGCAGTGATCCTAATGAGGCGCTACCtccagctgtagttgtggtcaACCTGTTGAGGAAGTATATGCTGCCTGAGGTAAGACATAACCCTGAAAAACTGCTATGTTTTGTCCTGTTGTCATGAATTTGGGGCTGGATTAGTTATGTTTATGTGTATATTACATGCagttaaagatgcactacagaacttcTGCTATTTTCTGCTATTTGCTATTTCTTGacggctaatttggcatccatcttccATCCTACATGTTCTGTGAGAGATCTCCAGCCAATAAAAGAGTCTTattttgactcttgtcttatctctttctctgtacctttccctcttttcttttccgCTCCTCCTCCGATAGTgtcttcttgcttttctttgctgaatcaggcatggtgtgcatccaaaacGACTGGCGTGTTGATATctgcttgctagcgtgtgatgCTAGCTAGTGTGACGCTATTATATCCAGAAATGGACATAATAGATGTctctgtgccatcaaatgagtttTAAGAACAGAAAGTTATGTACtgcttctttaaaataaaatgactaaaggGGATATGTTATGAAAAACTTTTTCCTGTGTTTGATAGGAATTGCTTAAAAACTTAGaacaaaagtaagaaaaattTGTCTATGGtcgattatttctttgttttaacgGTTCTTTTGCAATAAATCTTATACTGTTgcaaagcctgtttatttcttattaaattgagccatttttgtaaagaaaatgcatttgtgggatgagtaGCAGAGATGAATATGCGGGTTGCATCTGTAAAAAACCTTTCATACAAGTTTGTGTCAAATCATTGCTAGCTTAAAAAGCCTAAAAATTACAACCCTGTCACTTTCTTTGGGCCTCTGAGGTCTGAAAACAAGTCATTCAGTGCGTGTTAagatttgttttcaaattatctCTATCTCCTCACAACTTGATGTTCAAATTATGCTGCATTCATTGTACCTTGGAATTGGTAAATCCAGACTACCAGTtggttttttaatgttttatatccaGATTATAAAATccaactttcatttttttctctgcctTTAGAAATGTAAACTTTAGTTAAATGTAGCTCATATAAGTCACATATAATGTAATATTCTTCACACTGGCCACTAAAAATGAGCTGAGGTTTAATAAGCCTTGGATTTTGCAAAAGATTTATGTATCTACTTTGTTTCTTAGGCCAGCATCTTGGTTACCACCAGACTTTCTGCTCTGGACCGTACCCCTCAGAAGTATGTGAGTCGCTATGCACAGATCTGTGGCTTCAATGACCCCGAGCGGCAGCGTGCATACTTTACCAGCCGCCTCCTGCAGCCAAGAggagagactccacccagccgAGAGGCACAGGTTCTCATAGAGCTGCTCTACCTCAACCTCCAGAGAGAAAGCCAGCTGGCTGCTGCCTGCTTCCTCCCCTCATACTGCTGGCTCACATGTGCAACTCTACACTTCCTCCATTTCACCAGTGCTCAGTCTCCCATTCGCACGCTGACAGGCATTTACACCAGTTTCCTCAGGCTTAACTTTGGGGGGGAGGTTTTGGGCACCGGAGCGGGAACGAGTGTTCCCATTCAGGAGCACCAAAGTTCACTGATGTTGTATGTTGTCCGCACAGTTGGTAAACTTGCGTTTGATGGCGTGACGCACAAACGAACGTCTTTCTCAGAAAAGGAACTAGAGCAGTGGATAGGTGGGGAGACCAAGACGGATGAGGAGCTACGTCAGTTAGCCATGTTCCAGACTGATGTGCTGGACTTTTTCTTGGCTCCTTGTGTAGAAAGTAGGAAGTATTCATCAAAGCAACTTGATGGGAATGATGAAAGGCGGTTTGTGTTTGCTGTCCCAGCAATGCAGGAGTACCTAGCAGCTCTTTATGTAGTTTTAGGAGAAAACAAATCAGCTCTAGAAAAAATAACTACGCAGGTGTCCATAGCCATTGGTCAGGTAGGCGAGGATGTAAGCGCCATCATGAACATCCTCTCTAAGTTCATCCCCCTCCGACTCTTTGCCGTATTTAACCTCCTTAAGCTTTTTCCAAAGCTTTATGCAGCAATAATCAGCCACACCAGAGGCAAAATTGGCAAGACTATGGCGGCTGAGATGTTCCGTACCGAGGACAGCTATAATGAGGACATCCTGGATCAAGTGGAACAAAGCCTTCTGGGTGTCCATGGCCCACTTCCCCAGAACTATGGTGAAGAAAAGCCTTTTGAGCTTTACCCCATTTTCATGGGTGGGTTGTTGCATTACGGTAACCGAGTCCTCCTCCAGCAACTCGGCTGCAGCATTCAGAGCTCCACCGTGGCCCAGATCACACAAGCTCTTAAGAAGCACCTTGTCAGAGGtaatacatattaaatattGCTTatattgtaaagtttttttttttttttttgtcttctgttgTTCTCTGCGACAAGCCCTGAACAGTTAAAAACTGTTATTCccatattttaatcctgtccttttatccccatttttccctcttcctctatctccctgtcaggttcggcacagacatataaagactaaagaaaataaaattaaaataaaaaataataaaaatatcaagtgcagccatgtatataacatgtctcccttgttAGAGCAAATATGtgaagcaaaatatggcacacagaccagcgttctgtatgttaggatgctggacaggacagcgttaaaaaaaaaaaaaaaaaaaaagttgaaaatttgtttaatgcTGCAAAACATCAGTTGCACTTTACCTTTACTATGTTCTATGTATTGCcccaaataaagaaagaaagaaagaagctttTACAGCGGTTTTTGGAAGAGGACTTAAGTCCTTTAGTGACCCAAATTTGTCCCTGGTTTCCTGTTCACCTTTTAGAAAACGTTTTCTTATAAATACAAATCATCTCGTATGGTGTAACACAACCAGGTGGCCAAAAATTGAAGGAAATAACCAAATAACCTACATGGGTTAAATTAGGTTGTATCAACATTCTTACCAAAATAGTGTCCAGATTATTAATTGTTACTAAATGTCAATTAGATTCCTCAttactcatacacacacataaacacactagGCAAGCTGGAACATACAGTGAAGATGTCTGGTGTTTGTGTGGACAAtgactctttttttgtttcgtACTAGAGCTCAGCAAGCCGCTGCCACCAGAGGAGCTGATGGATCTGCTGGTCCTTCTGTATGAGTTTCAGAACCCCCGACTGACCGCTGAGGTTCTGTCCTCAATCAGAAGCATCCGCCTCACCGACATTCGCATGACGTCACTGAAATGCTTCATACTAAGCTCTGTACTTTCATGCACCTCTGCAAGGTGAACTATTGGCTGAATTGAGTTGACTTTAATTAATTGAGTTGAAATACTCTATTAATCTGTGatgctgttcattaaaaaaacagtcATGATAAGCAGTCATAAGCTGTTTCTGTGGGCAAGAATGACTTCCTGTACGGTTCTTTTCAACAAAGCTGAAggagcctctgactgaacacacccCATTGTTTAATTATGTTCTACAGGGGGTGTGCAGTGTTGTCCATTATATTTAGCAATTTGTGCAGCATTCGTCTTTGCATAGACATGTCCAGGTTCTTCAGAGTAGTACAGATTATAGCTTTTTTATaggtttgttcagtttctgtaGGTTTCTGGGTCTGAAAGGCTGCCTCAACAGATGCTGCTGAGCTGATTGCATTGTCGATCATAGACTTAGAAAAGATGCAACTTGTTGCAAGTGTTGAATGGCCAAAGCTTATTCatgaagtagagtctgctcagTCCCTTCTGGTCAGTTCACCACCTTTCAGTTCACCACCTTTCCCTTctctgtgtttggttttgtcttttgttattGAATTAAAGTTCCCATTAAAATATCTGAGGAGATATTTTGGATTGAAAATCACAGCTAAGGTGTTAAAGTCCCAGGCACAGATCCTCCCCTTCACAGTGACATGCCCATTATTACACCATCTGTTGTTAAGAAGCACAGCAACACCTCCTCATTTACTTTTGCTGCTCATTTTGCTGTCTCTCTCTGCTCATGTGGTCTGAAAGACAGGTTGCATATCTGCAGACAAGTTGCAAAACAAGTTTTGAGACACAGTTTTAACAAACCAGATTGCAACATATTTGCATGTGAAATGCAAATATATACTATTAGATTTTGAAATGTAATAATTGTTTTTCTGATGTGTTGCAATGTTTTCATGCAGATATCACCTAAAAGAACTGAACCTGTCCTCCTGTCACCTGACTCATGACCTGCTCCAGATGCTTTGGCCTGccttcagacacacacacgtcCTCAAGTGAGACAAACTAAGAAATaatgagaacaaacaaaaactaacccCAAAACATCAGAAACTAGTATTAGCGTGTATCAATAAATGGTACAAAATGAATTACTAAGTAATACAACACTGTTAGGCCCACACATATTTGGACAATAACCCAATTTCATGATTTGGGCTCTGTAGGCCACCACATTAGATTTGAAATTAAACAACTGAAGTTTAATTGAAGCAAAGGTTTTATTCAAAAAATTGAACAATAATATCCTTTGAAGCATCTAAGAAAGGCAACCATTTTTATGCAGCCTCCTCATTGCAAGGGCTCAAAAGTAATTGGACAGTCCagattactgtaaataaaatgtttctttttaatattttgttgagaATAATTTGCAGGCAATGACATCACCTAACATCACCTGACATCACCTGACACTGGGTTTCCTTCTTTGTGATCCTTTTCTCAACTGTTATTGCAGCTGTCTTCagtggttttattgttttattaggatccccattagctgccCATTTAATGGCCATTTGTTGCTTGTTTGTGGGTCTGTCTACCCTCCTCTTCTCTGGAAATCATAATTAATCAGGTTCATATCTGATTACTGACTCAGCCATGGCTGAATATTCCACttcttttccttaaaaaaactcCTGGGTTGCTTTCACAGTATGTTTCGGGTCATTGTTCATCTGTACTGTGACATGACATCCAATCAGCTTTTTCTGCATTTGGCTGAATGTGAAATAAATCCCTATAGCTTCAGATTTCATCCGGCTGCTTCTGTCTGCTGTAACATCATCAATAAACAGCAGTGACCCTGAGCCGTTGGAAGCCATGCATGCTATCTATACCGCCACACGATTTACAGAAGGTATGCTGTACTTTGGATCACGAGCTGTTCCAACCCTTCTTCATACTTTATCTGTCCAAAGATCAGCCAGCTTCTTTAGATGGTTTTTGGTAAAGGCTAATCTGGACTTTCTTTTCTTGAGGCTGATTAATGGTTTGCACCTTGTGGTGAATCCTCTGTATTTGCCCTCATGAAGTCTTCTCTTTATGGTAGATTTAGATACTAGTACACCGGCTTTCTGGAGAGTGTTCTTCTCCCGGGTGCATGTTATGAAGGGGTTTTTCATCACTATGGAAAGGATTCTGCAAACATCCACCTCTGTTCTCTTCCATGGACTCCAGATCGTTTTGAATTCTCGAACTTACCAGTGCTCTCTCTTTCACTCATAGTGTACCAAACTGCTGACTTAGTCACTAACATTTCTGCTATTTTTCTGatggatttcttcttttttccagccTGAAGATGGCATGCTTTTCCTTCATTGAGAGCCTCTTTGCATGTTGTGGGTTCATAACAACAGATTATAAATGCTAATACCACACCTGGAGTCAACTTCAGACCTTTTACCTGATTTATTAATGATGGATTAATGAGGAAATATCCCATGAAGTCCTTGAAACAGCTTTAGAGTAAACTGTCCAATTACTTTTGGATCCTTTGAAAAAGACGGAGCAACATATTTAAGAGGTGTAAGTTCTAATATTTCCCTACAATTTGGGTGTAAATTCCCCCAAATAAAAGCTGAGAGTCTGCACTTTAAGTCCATATTGATTAGGTAACTGTCTTGAGTATCTTTTtgtaaacagctaaaataacaGAACTTGTGTAAGTGTCCAGATATAAATGGACTTGACTTTAtactatattttattatttttgtttaaaatgataatgttCAGTAAAGTTTTAAACTGTTCTTCTTGTGCCTCGTTATGAGTTCTTTTTTAGAAACAGATCTCggtttaataaaagaaaaaagtatgtaAAGTGTTGGTGGATTAACAGGACTTTATTTTATTAGCACACATCTTTGTCATGTAGCccaaaaaaatctgcattacAGTAGATGTCTTAACAAGGATAAAAACATCAGCTATGTTGGCATGGTAACATTTCTTACTACTAAGTATTGATTGTGTGTATAACTGTACCCCAGATAATACTGCTTTTTTCCTGATGGACTGAATGACTCTCATACTTGTGCATACGTGTGTTGTGATTATTGTTGTGCACGTTTGTTGTTTTAGCCTACAGTTTAACAGCCTGGGTCCTGATTCCTGCGTCCTGTTGAGAGACTTGCTGCTTGACCCTAAGAGTTCAATTAGTTCTCTACAGTAAGAATGCACTTTTTATGTGATTTAGCACAAAATGATGTTTAGTTGGTCACTGCTTATGTTGTTTAAAAGATAACAGCTTATAGAGGAGGCCTCTGCATGCctaatgaaaaattaattcatttttctaAGACTCAAGTGTACTTTGCACAGCTACACAAAGAAAGATcctaatacatttttttactttaaattcttTATAAGTTCAGTCCGCATGTCAAATACTTAAAGCCtgtataattttacattttttgcatCTAAATTAAGACTAAACCAGTTATTGTTTCTGACCTTAAGCACCTCAGAGACACAGTGTCCAACCATGCGGCTGTTCTGAAAGACATTACCTTGACCTCCAGTAAGGAAACCTAATAGACTGAATTTTCAATCCCACACACTTTGTTTCCACCTTCTATCAGACCGAATTTCCATTCTAAAATACTTCCAAGCAGGTGAATGTTCGATTTTCTCCTAAAAACTCACTAGAGGCCCCAGAGCATCAGTGTCAACCCTAAATAACGTAGACATGATAGTAGACTGTTTTAAAAGTACTAGTTTTAAAAGTGGAGGGAATTAAAGTGTTTAAATCATCCAAGAAAATATTCAGTATCAAATAGAGAGGGAAATTTATTCCcatttaattacaaaattaacaaATAACAGAATCACAGTTCAGAAAAATGGGGCAATTCATAGTTTAGCTTACAAAATTAAGTTTTCCTAAATTTCCTATCCCTGATTTTGTTCCACACTACAGCTGCAGTGGAGCCTGATTGACAATGAGCCTAAAGACACAATTTCAAGTggtttggttcagttttttgggggggttacTAAACCACATTAGCATCGTTATCAGGATTATCAGGTTAGCTGTTCagcataagttaccatggtgatatACCCTGGTAAGAAGTTAGCCTGTTTCATAGTACAGAAAACCCGGGTTAACCCTGCAGTTACCccgataagagaaaatccagcttcgtcGTACAGGCCTCAGGGCATTTAAGATTAATAACCACATGCTACATGTGGTTCCCTCCGGTCATTTATAGGTTAGATGGACTGAAAAATTCTGAACTCTTCTTCACAGTTGATAATATTagtcattcattttacattaaacaataaattattgtttgatgaaatttcTTTTACCTGGAGTTATTACACATAGACAGTAATGTCTGCTCCCATCTCCAGGAAAAATAGATTTAGCTAATGTTGAAGTCGGCTAAAGCAGCATGCTAACATCAGCAAAAATGCTGATGTTACATTCACAttacaggtgtgtttttaatctCCAGAGAGATCATGTTGAAGTTATTTATATAACTATCGATAAACACCTCAGACAGCGGATGTAAATAGTTGAAGTCAAACCAAGCGGCCCAGTCTCCTGGTTCCATGATGTTAGCATTCCCGTTAGCTTTGCAGTTGCTGTGAAAGTGGGAATTTATAAGTTTAATTTCTACTCATAAAATTGCGTTGTActtagatttgtttttgtgtactaGGACATTTTAGTAAATTTTTGCTTAAATTACATGAAGTCACATGAAATTTTAAGTGAAATAGAGCAAACTAAACTTGTGAAATGAAGCCACAGTTAACTCCAAATCGTGTTGTAACCCCATAGTTAGGATTATATGTCATGCATCTTAAACCTCTGGTTCTAAATTATAAGCAAAatctctattttctttttaagctaTAGAATAACCTTGTTTGGAGTTTAGTTTAAGTCATACACGTCTAATCAACTAGATCTAAGCCTTTGTGTCCTGTTGCTAGACTGTTATATTACAGCTGTTCCTGCTAACAAACAGCAGCTTCTAGAAAACATTACTTAATTTTATAgcgtttattcagtttattctgTCAGAAATGCATTAAGAAAATgcttaaactaaataaaatttagactTTAGTATAACCCACACCTCTAAAAACTAGAAATGGCTTCTTATAAAAAAGAGGAGTGTCTCATTATTTCACTGTGCCATCTAGGCTGTGCGACAACCCGCTGCTGGATTCTGGATGTGGTATCCTGCTGGAGGCCCTGCCAGGGAACCAGTCCCTGACACATCTCTCCCTGATGCACACTGGGTTGGGGGACAGAGGGGCTATGGAGCTAGCTGAGAAGCTCCAGCCGCATACAGGTCTCCAGGAGCTGAACGTGGCCTACAACAACATTGGAGATGATGCAGCTCTGACTTTGGTTGATGCATGCAGGGAGCATCCCAGCATTCACACTGTGCAGTAAGCTGCATTAATGTGCACATTTACACCATTGTTTTCATAACAACACATTTACATTGCTCCTCTAACTTTTGCTTTTTCGAAGTTtagaacacaataaaaaatgtgacttttgttGTGCTGGTATCAATCAAAGAGTCCAGGAACATGTGGAGAACTAGTTCCTAAACAGAACTCTTTTAGCGTGAGTGGTTTAGTTAATGAATGAAGTCAGGACATCTGGGCTGTGTTTGTTTATCACCTGGAATCAGAGGGAAGTTTGTAGGGGTTTTCATCATTAAATGGGTACTTTTAGAACAGTACTAAAGGGAACATGGGACTAACCAGAAGGTTTTATTGGCCAAAGACAGTGAAGatacagaaaatacagaaagtTTTCAAGTTGAAAAAGTGGCATGAATTTGTTGCCTCACCTGAATCACATCTCTAGCTGTTAAATCatcatttttctgtatttgtgtgtcTCTGTAGCTTGTATCTGAACCCTCTCAGTGATGTGGGGAAGCAGTCTTTGTACGTCCAGGGTGTTCCCAGACGTGGCGGCAGTAGCCGGCGGGTCAAGGTCTTGGCTTCTGTCACTGAAGGCTCTGACATCTCAGAGAACTGGCACCCGATCCTCAGCGTGATTCGAGAGAACGCCTCATCCTGGGACCGCAACCGTGtcaagcagcagctggaggtaAACACAGCTGagagagataaaaataaatacttagtAAAACAGTTAAAGACACCACTCTGGTTCCTGTAAGATTTGGTATGAGTTTTACATCTGATTCTGTcacaattttatttaacctCTTATTGATGATTGCCATTTTTTCTGCCCCCTAAGGACATACcctaaataaattaagtacatCTTCATTATTACAAAGGGTTTATGTATAATCTTGGTTTCAAAAAGAGAGCTGAGACACGTGAGACAACTACAGAAGTGTCAAGATTcctgttactgtgtcagagtaaattcacctggaacacagtaaataatgtaaatagtTATCTCCTCCTAAAGGAAATGCACATTACTTTCAATGAAAACCAAaggatagcagcccagttcatttaggaataagtaaagtctgatgaggaactgtgcacaatagaagctaaaaaaaagtgaacctaagcagttttccaggtgttttattAGAGATGTTACAGGTAAATCTCTCAGGAACCCATCAGCCAATGTTGCCAATGATGATGGACGACTCTGTCAGTGGTCAGTCAGGAGAATGGAGGGATAGctcccacattcaccttagaaacaccacaAGGATCCAGAAAGAGGTGAAGCCTGAGATAGtttatgataggaagagtgaatatttcactataaaacctccatCTGGATGGTGGTCTAGAGATCTCAACAGTGCAATCCAGTCCCAGATAAGCATTCACGACCCACAGCAAAGCTACTTTACACCAGATGTTTAGATCTGTAGAAAACCCGAATGATTGTTTGCCTGGGACTGTATGGGACCCAAATTGACTTAATCCTTTGAAAATATTCCAGTCTGGGAACCAAACATATCCACCTTCTGTGATCGTCTTGCCCTGGTTCTGACAGCAAGGTCCTCCTGTGATGTTTCCTTTTATTCTTTCAAGAACACGACATTCCCTGCACACCAGTCAAATATACTGCatgctgtgttttattaatgtaaattatatCAGTGATGAAATCACCCACTGTAACTGTC encodes:
- the nlrx1 gene encoding NLR family member X1, whose product is MSLHHRWLSELHTLWRWKRRMEVSLCPAAGFHCRTISSIPSDPDPIEIHKKKLFLWFSHLPKEEKQFGGYFSPETMHVDPLILERKDEERAGPLISPFKTRSPSRRSLTVEQLLDPGDTWSEGRGLNVMLYGAVGTGKSTVVRKLVLDWCTGSTLAHFKLLLPFSCEDLSQLSKVASLRDLVSRKYLHLKKHPLLSGEGDQAKDVLFLFNGMEKMQLDFRIGSTELCSDPNEALPPAVVVVNLLRKYMLPEASILVTTRLSALDRTPQKYVSRYAQICGFNDPERQRAYFTSRLLQPRGETPPSREAQVLIELLYLNLQRESQLAAACFLPSYCWLTCATLHFLHFTSAQSPIRTLTGIYTSFLRLNFGGEVLGTGAGTSVPIQEHQSSLMLYVVRTVGKLAFDGVTHKRTSFSEKELEQWIGGETKTDEELRQLAMFQTDVLDFFLAPCVESRKYSSKQLDGNDERRFVFAVPAMQEYLAALYVVLGENKSALEKITTQVSIAIGQVGEDVSAIMNILSKFIPLRLFAVFNLLKLFPKLYAAIISHTRGKIGKTMAAEMFRTEDSYNEDILDQVEQSLLGVHGPLPQNYGEEKPFELYPIFMGGLLHYGNRVLLQQLGCSIQSSTVAQITQALKKHLVRELSKPLPPEELMDLLVLLYEFQNPRLTAEVLSSIRSIRLTDIRMTSLKCFILSSVLSCTSARYHLKELNLSSCHLTHDLLQMLWPAFRHTHVLNLQFNSLGPDSCVLLRDLLLDPKSSISSLQLCDNPLLDSGCGILLEALPGNQSLTHLSLMHTGLGDRGAMELAEKLQPHTGLQELNVAYNNIGDDAALTLVDACREHPSIHTVHLYLNPLSDVGKQSLYVQGVPRRGGSSRRVKVLASVTEGSDISENWHPILSVIRENASSWDRNRVKQQLEVFLRDLEWGRQQQPSFWKRLHFRRVQKGVQQTLQMLEKDSLSPSKGQSK